From the genome of Ralstonia pickettii, one region includes:
- a CDS encoding RluA family pseudouridine synthase, producing MNELRHPFDGRIQQAGHGTLGDALDGKSVAYVEIGEEAEGQRIDNFLMRLAKGVPKSHIYRILRSGEVRVNKGRIDAEYRLKLGDLVRIPPLRIAQQTEAARTVPAAEFTILHEDTHLLVIDKPAGVAVHGGSGVAFGVIEQLRQSRPDAKFLELVHRLDRETSGVLLLAKKRSALVALHEQIREGQLDKRYFAAVKGVWPHKRQHIKSPLHKHTTPEGERRVRVQADGQAAHTIFNKVGVFGPYTLLEAELKTGRTHQIRVHLAHAGFPILGDDKYGDFALNKALSRANASPRLGRMFLHAHRLQLTHPQSGEIVTFSAPLPAECTDFLNAFQSFDPDAAATL from the coding sequence ATGAATGAGTTACGCCATCCATTTGATGGCCGCATTCAACAGGCCGGACATGGCACACTCGGCGACGCACTCGACGGGAAGTCAGTCGCCTATGTCGAAATCGGTGAAGAAGCCGAAGGCCAGCGCATCGACAATTTTTTGATGCGCTTGGCCAAGGGCGTGCCCAAGAGCCATATTTACCGCATCCTGCGTTCCGGCGAGGTGCGGGTTAACAAGGGCCGCATCGATGCGGAGTACCGGCTGAAACTCGGTGATTTGGTGCGTATTCCGCCGCTGCGGATTGCGCAGCAGACAGAGGCCGCGCGCACGGTGCCGGCAGCAGAATTTACGATCCTCCACGAAGATACGCATCTTCTCGTCATCGATAAGCCCGCCGGGGTGGCCGTGCACGGCGGCTCGGGGGTAGCGTTCGGGGTGATCGAACAGTTGCGCCAGTCGCGCCCGGACGCGAAATTTCTTGAGCTGGTGCACCGCTTGGACCGCGAAACCTCGGGCGTGCTGCTACTTGCAAAAAAACGTTCCGCGCTGGTGGCGTTGCACGAGCAGATTCGCGAAGGCCAGCTCGACAAGCGGTACTTTGCGGCTGTGAAAGGCGTCTGGCCGCACAAACGTCAACATATCAAGTCGCCACTGCATAAACACACCACGCCGGAAGGCGAGCGCCGCGTGCGCGTGCAGGCCGATGGGCAGGCGGCGCACACGATCTTCAACAAGGTCGGCGTGTTTGGTCCGTACACCTTGCTGGAAGCGGAACTGAAGACGGGGCGCACGCACCAGATCCGTGTGCATTTGGCGCACGCGGGTTTCCCGATCCTGGGCGACGACAAGTACGGCGATTTCGCCCTGAACAAGGCGCTGTCCCGCGCGAATGCTTCGCCGCGGCTGGGACGGATGTTCTTGCATGCCCATCGGCTGCAGCTAACGCACCCACAAAGCGGCGAAATCGTCACGTTTAGTGCGCCGCTGCCCGCCGAGTGCACCGACTTCCTTAACGCTTTCCAGAGCTTCGATCCCGATGCCGCAGCAACGCTTTGA
- a CDS encoding HAD-IA family hydrolase: protein MPQQRFDLIVFDWDGTLMDSTSAITRSIQLACRDLDLPVPDDARASHVIGLGLRDALEYAVPTLDPADYGKLADRYRFHYLSRDAHLVLFPGVREMLDALRRQNYLLAVATGKSRVGLQRAMEATNLTGVFDNTRCADETFSKPHPAMLLELTRDLGMDVERTLMIGDTTHDLQMAANAGAAGVAVTYGAHPADVLDSLTPLYSAKSVPDLHNWLTQHA from the coding sequence ATGCCGCAGCAACGCTTTGATCTGATCGTCTTCGATTGGGATGGCACGTTGATGGATTCAACGTCGGCCATCACCCGGTCAATCCAGCTTGCATGCCGGGATCTTGACTTGCCGGTGCCCGACGATGCGCGAGCTAGCCACGTGATCGGCCTTGGCCTGCGGGACGCGCTGGAATATGCCGTCCCAACCCTCGATCCGGCCGACTACGGGAAGCTGGCCGATCGGTATCGCTTTCATTACCTCAGTCGCGACGCGCATCTGGTGCTGTTTCCGGGGGTACGCGAAATGCTGGACGCGCTGCGCCGCCAGAATTATCTGCTGGCTGTGGCAACGGGCAAGTCCCGTGTGGGCCTGCAACGTGCGATGGAAGCCACGAATCTGACCGGCGTCTTCGATAACACGCGCTGCGCCGATGAGACGTTTTCCAAGCCCCACCCCGCGATGCTGCTCGAACTTACTCGCGATCTCGGCATGGACGTCGAGCGCACGTTGATGATCGGCGACACGACGCACGATCTGCAGATGGCTGCCAATGCAGGCGCGGCTGGCGTAGCTGTGACATATGGCGCGCATCCTGCTGATGTGCTGGATTCGCTTACGCCGTTGTATAGCGCCAAGTCGGTTCCGGATTTACACAATTGGCTGACGCAACATGCCTGA
- a CDS encoding Rieske (2Fe-2S) protein encodes MPDMVEPVRVCESAALEDGGLGVRFQVEVRGRLVSAFVVRYAGEAHGYLNQCAHVPMEMDWQEGQFFESSGLYLMCATHGAIYEPDTGRCVGGPCRGSHLSKLEVAERDGAVWWQPDALFRAPVSAPEPTPSA; translated from the coding sequence ATGCCTGACATGGTCGAGCCCGTTCGTGTATGTGAAAGCGCAGCGTTGGAAGATGGCGGCTTAGGTGTCCGGTTTCAGGTGGAGGTGCGAGGGCGGCTCGTCAGCGCGTTCGTCGTCCGCTACGCCGGGGAGGCCCATGGTTATCTGAACCAGTGCGCACACGTGCCGATGGAAATGGACTGGCAGGAAGGCCAGTTTTTCGAAAGCTCCGGCCTGTATTTGATGTGCGCAACGCATGGCGCCATTTACGAACCGGATACTGGGCGGTGCGTCGGGGGCCCATGCCGGGGCTCACATTTGTCCAAGCTAGAGGTCGCTGAACGCGACGGCGCAGTCTGGTGGCAGCCGGATGCGCTATTCCGGGCGCCAGTGTCCGCGCCGGAACCAACGCCTTCTGCGTAG
- a CDS encoding S49 family peptidase, which produces MTDSIPPKGPEDTPNEGAGKPEALEVTQHADHPLEAELRNPAAGKATSASAPAASAQAGGWEREVLEKVLMATVREQRAARRWRIFFRFVTLGLIGILIYAFASLEGETVSTGRHTAVVTLDGEIAANTNASAENINASLQAAFADDNTVGVILKINSPGGSPVQAGMINDEMRRLRAKYKKIPLYVVVEEMCASGGYYVAAAADKIYVDKASIVGSIGVLMDGFGFTGLMDKVGVERRLLTAGSNKGMLDPFSPVSPQQKQYAQEMLDQVHQQFIDVVKQGRGNRLKDDPTLFTGLFWTGAKAVDLGLADAIGSADFVARSVIKAPDVVDYTVKENFASRVARKLGTAMGAGAVKALAATGQLKLLMKE; this is translated from the coding sequence ATGACCGACTCGATTCCGCCGAAAGGGCCCGAAGACACCCCCAACGAGGGTGCAGGCAAACCAGAAGCGCTGGAGGTCACCCAGCATGCGGATCATCCGCTCGAAGCCGAATTGCGCAACCCGGCAGCAGGCAAGGCGACATCGGCATCTGCGCCGGCAGCGTCCGCGCAGGCCGGCGGCTGGGAGCGGGAAGTGCTCGAAAAAGTCCTGATGGCAACTGTCCGCGAGCAACGGGCCGCGCGTCGCTGGCGGATCTTTTTCCGCTTCGTGACGCTCGGCCTGATTGGGATCCTCATCTATGCGTTCGCCAGCCTGGAAGGCGAAACCGTCAGCACGGGCCGCCATACAGCCGTTGTCACGCTCGACGGGGAAATTGCGGCCAACACGAACGCCAGCGCGGAGAACATCAACGCCTCATTGCAGGCGGCGTTTGCAGACGACAACACAGTCGGTGTGATCCTGAAGATCAATTCGCCGGGCGGCTCGCCGGTGCAGGCGGGCATGATCAACGATGAAATGCGCCGGCTGCGGGCCAAGTACAAGAAGATTCCGTTGTACGTGGTGGTGGAGGAAATGTGCGCGTCAGGCGGGTATTACGTGGCTGCCGCTGCCGACAAAATCTACGTCGACAAGGCCAGCATCGTAGGTTCGATCGGCGTGCTCATGGACGGTTTCGGATTCACGGGCCTGATGGACAAGGTGGGTGTGGAGCGCCGTCTGCTTACAGCCGGCTCGAACAAGGGAATGCTCGATCCGTTTTCCCCCGTGTCGCCGCAGCAGAAGCAATACGCGCAGGAGATGCTGGACCAGGTGCACCAGCAGTTCATCGACGTGGTGAAGCAGGGGCGCGGCAACCGTCTGAAGGATGATCCGACGCTATTCACCGGCCTGTTCTGGACGGGCGCCAAGGCTGTCGATCTTGGGCTGGCTGACGCGATCGGCAGTGCAGATTTTGTCGCGCGCAGCGTCATCAAGGCGCCGGACGTGGTCGACTACACCGTCAAGGAAAACTTCGCCTCGCGCGTGGCACGCAAGCTCGGCACGGCAATGGGCGCTGGCGCGGTGAAAGCGCTGGCCGCGACGGGCCAGCTCAAGCTCTTGATGAAGGAATAA
- a CDS encoding SAM-dependent methyltransferase, which translates to MAGTLYLIPNTLGSRDAADPLPDVIPAGVQQITAQLDYFVAEHAKTARALLKKLAETTPLARPLQEITIRELNVKTPESELEALLAPVVAGQDAGLMSEAGVPAVADPGANLVRLAHRRGVRVKPLVGPSSILLAVMASGLNGQSFAFNGYLPVDAAERKTKLRALEQLSRSAAQTQVFIETPYRNGALLEAIQGGCAPSTLLSIAVDLTLPSEQVVTLPVSDWRADRMNLHKRPAIFSLLAR; encoded by the coding sequence ATGGCCGGTACGCTTTACCTCATTCCGAATACGCTGGGCTCGCGCGATGCGGCCGACCCGCTGCCTGACGTGATTCCGGCCGGCGTGCAACAGATCACCGCGCAGCTCGACTATTTCGTCGCCGAACACGCCAAGACGGCGCGTGCGCTGCTCAAGAAGCTGGCCGAGACGACGCCGCTGGCACGCCCGCTGCAGGAAATCACCATTCGCGAACTGAACGTCAAAACGCCGGAATCGGAGCTGGAAGCGCTGCTGGCGCCGGTGGTTGCCGGGCAGGACGCGGGGCTGATGTCGGAAGCCGGTGTGCCGGCGGTTGCCGATCCGGGCGCGAATCTCGTGCGTCTCGCGCACCGACGCGGCGTGCGCGTAAAACCGCTGGTGGGGCCAAGTTCGATTCTGCTGGCGGTGATGGCGTCCGGCCTGAACGGCCAGAGCTTTGCATTCAACGGCTATCTGCCGGTCGATGCGGCCGAGCGCAAGACCAAGCTTCGCGCGCTCGAACAGCTTTCACGCTCAGCCGCCCAAACACAGGTGTTCATTGAAACGCCCTACCGCAATGGCGCGTTGCTCGAGGCCATCCAGGGCGGCTGCGCGCCGAGTACGCTGCTGTCGATTGCAGTGGATCTGACTCTGCCCAGCGAGCAGGTTGTTACGCTGCCCGTGAGCGACTGGCGCGCCGACCGCATGAACCTGCACAAGCGGCCGGCGATTTTCTCGCTGCTGGCGCGATAG
- a CDS encoding Maf-like protein has product MTSASRPPLILASSSPYRRELLERLRLPFEIVVPNIDETPAPEESPDQTALRLARQKAEKVAADYPGALVIGSDQVATLDGRQVGKPGDHARALAQLHWMRGRTVTFHSALCLYDGRTGHHQSEDIRTLATFRDLSDEELDAYLHLEHPYDVAGSAKSEGLGIALLERVESSDPTALVGLPLIALTSMLRNVHYPLFA; this is encoded by the coding sequence ATGACTTCTGCATCGCGTCCGCCGCTCATTCTGGCCTCCAGCTCACCATATCGGAGGGAATTGCTCGAACGCCTGCGCCTGCCGTTTGAGATCGTGGTGCCGAACATTGATGAGACGCCCGCCCCGGAAGAGTCACCGGACCAGACCGCCCTGCGCCTGGCCCGGCAGAAGGCAGAGAAGGTGGCGGCAGACTATCCGGGCGCGCTGGTCATCGGCTCCGACCAGGTCGCGACGCTTGATGGCAGGCAGGTCGGCAAACCGGGGGACCACGCCCGCGCACTGGCGCAGCTGCACTGGATGCGTGGACGCACCGTCACATTCCATTCAGCGTTGTGCCTGTACGACGGCCGGACCGGGCACCACCAGAGCGAGGACATCCGCACGCTGGCGACCTTCCGCGATCTTTCCGATGAGGAGTTGGACGCCTACTTGCATTTAGAACACCCGTACGACGTTGCCGGGAGCGCCAAATCGGAAGGCCTCGGCATCGCCCTGCTCGAGCGCGTCGAGTCGTCGGACCCGACCGCGCTGGTCGGTCTGCCGCTGATCGCCCTGACCAGCATGCTGCGCAACGTCCACTACCCGCTCTTCGCCTGA
- a CDS encoding YceD family protein produces MDFHTFDLFAFIRAGEPASGTVSLTEMPRLLAEQAADAPADASTQFSWHLQGLVREEATAGQLPRQRLFVDLEVEGAVWLQCQRCLKAYEQPLPVRTRLEVMRSEAEADAAPLDDDEADVIVGSRHFDLITQIEDELLLALPVSPRHAVCPDEVLPEEAEAEKKPSPFAVLANLKTKH; encoded by the coding sequence GTGGATTTTCATACATTCGATCTTTTCGCGTTCATTCGCGCGGGTGAGCCAGCAAGCGGTACGGTCTCTCTGACCGAGATGCCTCGCCTGCTGGCCGAGCAAGCCGCCGATGCCCCCGCTGACGCCAGCACGCAGTTCAGTTGGCACTTGCAGGGTCTGGTGCGCGAGGAGGCTACCGCGGGCCAGTTGCCGCGCCAGCGTCTCTTCGTGGATCTGGAAGTGGAGGGTGCAGTTTGGCTGCAATGCCAGCGATGCCTCAAAGCGTACGAGCAACCGCTCCCGGTGCGCACGCGCCTGGAAGTCATGCGTTCGGAAGCCGAGGCAGACGCCGCTCCGCTGGACGACGACGAGGCTGACGTGATCGTCGGCTCGCGACACTTTGATCTGATCACGCAGATCGAGGATGAGCTGTTGCTGGCGTTGCCGGTGTCGCCGCGTCATGCCGTCTGTCCGGATGAGGTGTTGCCGGAAGAGGCTGAAGCCGAAAAGAAGCCGTCGCCGTTCGCGGTGCTGGCCAACCTGAAGACCAAACATTAG
- the rpmF gene encoding 50S ribosomal protein L32, protein MAVQQNKKSPSKRGMHRSHDFLTAAPIAVEPTTGEVHLRHHVSPNGYYRGRKVVKTKND, encoded by the coding sequence ATGGCTGTTCAACAAAACAAGAAGTCGCCGTCCAAGCGCGGCATGCATCGTTCGCACGATTTCCTGACGGCGGCCCCGATCGCTGTCGAGCCGACCACCGGCGAAGTGCACCTGCGTCACCACGTGAGCCCGAACGGCTACTATCGTGGCCGCAAGGTCGTGAAGACCAAGAACGACTGA
- the plsX gene encoding phosphate acyltransferase PlsX, whose amino-acid sequence MTIKLAIDCMGGDHGVGVTIPAAIHFLAAHEDVEMLLVGQPDAIAAQLKRLHATANPRVHVVPASEVVSMDDPVEVALRKKKDSSMRVAINQLKDGAAQACVSAGNTGALMAVSRYVLKTLDGIDRPAIATAIPNEKGAGTTVLDLGANADCEPEHLLQFAQMASAMVSVVEQKPRPTVGLLNIGEEVIKGNEVVKQAGELLRASDLNFFGNVEGNDIFKGTTDIVVCDGFVGNVALKSTEGLAKMIGEMLRQEFSRSWFTKLLAVVALPVLTRFKRRVDHRRYNGAALLGLRGLVIKSHGSADAYAFEWAIKRAYDAAANGVIARIAQAFESHHDAAGAAPVSTSAPAADAA is encoded by the coding sequence ATGACCATCAAGCTTGCCATCGACTGCATGGGTGGCGATCACGGCGTTGGCGTGACAATCCCTGCAGCGATCCATTTTCTCGCCGCACACGAAGACGTCGAAATGCTGCTCGTCGGGCAGCCCGATGCCATCGCGGCGCAGCTCAAGCGACTCCACGCCACCGCGAACCCGCGCGTCCACGTCGTCCCCGCCTCCGAGGTGGTGTCGATGGACGATCCGGTCGAGGTCGCGCTGCGCAAGAAGAAAGATTCTTCAATGCGCGTGGCCATCAATCAGCTCAAGGACGGCGCCGCTCAAGCGTGCGTCTCCGCCGGCAACACCGGCGCGTTGATGGCCGTGTCCCGCTACGTTCTCAAGACGTTGGACGGGATTGACCGCCCGGCGATCGCCACGGCCATCCCGAACGAGAAGGGCGCCGGCACCACCGTGCTGGATCTTGGCGCCAACGCCGACTGCGAGCCCGAGCACCTGCTGCAATTCGCGCAGATGGCCTCGGCGATGGTGTCGGTGGTTGAGCAGAAGCCTCGCCCGACGGTCGGCCTGCTGAACATCGGCGAGGAAGTCATCAAGGGTAACGAGGTCGTCAAGCAGGCGGGTGAGCTGCTGCGCGCCTCCGATCTCAACTTCTTCGGCAACGTTGAAGGCAACGACATCTTCAAGGGCACGACCGACATCGTTGTTTGCGATGGGTTTGTCGGCAACGTGGCGCTCAAAAGTACCGAAGGCTTGGCCAAGATGATCGGTGAGATGCTGCGCCAGGAGTTCAGCCGCTCGTGGTTCACCAAGTTGCTTGCTGTCGTGGCGCTGCCGGTGCTGACGCGTTTCAAACGGCGCGTCGATCATCGGCGCTACAATGGCGCCGCGCTGCTCGGTCTGCGTGGTCTGGTCATCAAGAGCCACGGCTCGGCCGACGCCTACGCGTTCGAATGGGCCATCAAGCGTGCCTACGACGCCGCGGCCAACGGCGTGATCGCCCGCATTGCGCAGGCGTTCGAATCGCACCATGACGCAGCGGGCGCTGCGCCGGTCTCCACTTCCGCTCCGGCCGCCGACGCTGCTTGA
- a CDS encoding beta-ketoacyl-ACP synthase III has product MTRFARIIGTGSYLPPKRVTNDELAAQLAEKGIETSDEWIVSRSGIRARHFAEPDVACSDLAVKAAERAIEAAGINRSELDLILVATSTPDFVFPSTACLVQQKLGITNGCAAFDVQAVCSGFVYALATADKFIRSGAYRNVLVVGSEVFSRIIDFSDRTTCVLFGDGAGAVVLQASDEPGILSTALHADGSHANILCVPGNVAAGAIQGSAFLYMDGQAVFKLAVTVLDKVAREALAAAELDASQVDWLIPHQANIRIMQGTTKKLGLSNERLIVTVDEHGNTSAASIPLALDVAVRDGRIQRGQHVMLEGVGGGFTWGAALLRF; this is encoded by the coding sequence ATGACACGTTTCGCAAGGATCATCGGTACGGGCAGCTACCTGCCGCCCAAGCGGGTCACCAATGACGAACTGGCGGCCCAGCTGGCCGAAAAGGGTATCGAGACGAGCGACGAATGGATCGTCTCGCGCAGCGGGATCCGAGCGCGTCATTTCGCTGAACCTGATGTTGCGTGCAGCGACCTCGCCGTGAAGGCCGCTGAACGTGCGATCGAAGCCGCTGGTATCAATCGATCCGAGCTCGACCTGATCCTGGTGGCGACGTCCACGCCGGATTTTGTGTTCCCGAGCACGGCGTGCCTGGTGCAGCAAAAGCTCGGCATCACCAATGGGTGCGCTGCGTTCGACGTACAGGCCGTGTGTTCCGGCTTTGTCTACGCACTTGCGACCGCCGACAAATTCATCCGCTCGGGTGCTTACCGCAACGTGCTGGTAGTTGGCTCGGAGGTCTTCTCACGCATCATCGATTTCAGTGATCGCACCACGTGCGTACTGTTTGGCGACGGCGCGGGGGCTGTGGTGCTGCAAGCTTCTGACGAGCCCGGCATCCTGTCGACCGCGCTGCATGCTGATGGCAGCCACGCCAACATCCTGTGCGTGCCGGGCAACGTGGCGGCAGGCGCAATCCAAGGCAGCGCCTTCCTGTACATGGATGGCCAGGCCGTTTTCAAGCTGGCCGTGACTGTGCTCGACAAGGTTGCCCGCGAAGCATTGGCCGCTGCCGAACTCGATGCTTCGCAAGTCGACTGGCTCATTCCGCATCAGGCCAATATCCGCATCATGCAGGGCACGACCAAGAAGCTGGGCCTCTCGAACGAGCGCCTGATCGTGACCGTCGATGAGCATGGCAACACGTCTGCGGCCTCGATTCCGCTGGCGCTCGACGTTGCTGTGCGCGATGGCCGCATCCAGCGCGGCCAGCACGTGATGCTCGAAGGCGTGGGCGGCGGCTTTACCTGGGGCGCCGCGCTGCTGCGCTTCTGA
- the fabD gene encoding ACP S-malonyltransferase: MTFAFVFPGQGSQSVGMLNAFADHPAVAATLAEASDALGQDIGKLIAEGPAEELNLTTNTQPVMLTAAVAVYRAWQAAGGPTPTVVAGHSLGEYSALVAAGAIAFKDAVPVVRFRAKAMQEAVPVGEGGMAAILGLSDDDVRAACAEASVAGVVEAVNFNAPAQVVIAGAKAAVEKACEIAKAKGAKRALPLPVSAPFHSSLLKPASDRLREYLANVTVNAPVIPVINNVDVAVVSDPAAIKDALVRQAASPVRWVETVQKMKGEGITRVVECGPGKVLAGLVKRIDGEIVGDAIFDPASLEAVLGQLK, from the coding sequence ATGACATTCGCTTTCGTCTTCCCTGGCCAGGGTTCGCAATCGGTCGGCATGCTCAACGCGTTTGCCGATCATCCGGCCGTGGCGGCCACGCTAGCAGAGGCGTCCGACGCGCTGGGCCAGGACATCGGCAAGCTGATTGCCGAAGGCCCGGCTGAAGAGCTGAATCTGACCACCAACACGCAGCCCGTCATGCTGACGGCCGCTGTTGCCGTCTATCGCGCATGGCAAGCTGCTGGCGGCCCGACGCCGACCGTCGTGGCGGGGCATAGCCTGGGCGAGTATTCGGCGCTGGTCGCCGCAGGCGCCATCGCGTTCAAAGACGCCGTGCCGGTGGTGCGCTTCCGCGCCAAGGCGATGCAGGAAGCCGTGCCAGTGGGCGAGGGCGGGATGGCTGCCATCCTCGGCCTGTCGGACGACGACGTGCGGGCCGCATGCGCCGAAGCTTCCGTTGCGGGCGTGGTCGAAGCGGTCAACTTCAATGCCCCTGCCCAAGTCGTGATCGCCGGCGCCAAGGCGGCCGTCGAGAAGGCTTGCGAAATCGCTAAGGCCAAGGGCGCTAAGCGTGCGCTGCCGCTGCCGGTGTCGGCACCGTTCCACTCGTCGCTGCTCAAGCCAGCGTCGGATCGCCTTCGCGAGTATCTCGCCAACGTGACGGTCAATGCCCCGGTGATCCCCGTCATCAACAATGTGGATGTGGCCGTGGTGAGTGACCCGGCTGCCATCAAGGACGCGCTGGTGCGCCAGGCAGCATCGCCGGTGCGCTGGGTCGAGACCGTCCAGAAGATGAAGGGTGAGGGTATCACCCGCGTGGTCGAATGCGGCCCGGGCAAGGTGCTGGCCGGCCTGGTCAAGCGTATCGATGGCGAGATCGTCGGGGACGCGATCTTTGATCCGGCGTCGCTGGAAGCTGTGCTGGGCCAACTCAAATAA
- the fabG gene encoding 3-oxoacyl-ACP reductase FabG, whose amino-acid sequence MTQALNNQVAFVTGASRGIGRAIALELARQGATVVGTATSEAGAQAITAYFAEAGVKGTGVVLNVNDAARCEAVIDETIKTHGGLNILVNNAGITQDNLAMRMKDEEWMSVIDTNLSAVFRLSRAVLRPMMKARGGRIINITSVVGSAGNPGQANYAAAKAGVEGMARALAREIGSRNITVNCIAPGFIDTDMTKVLSEEQHTALKAQIPLGRLGAPEDIASAVAFLASPAAGYITGSTLHVNGGMYMG is encoded by the coding sequence ATGACCCAAGCATTGAACAACCAGGTTGCGTTCGTTACCGGCGCCTCGCGCGGCATCGGTCGTGCCATCGCGTTGGAACTGGCCCGTCAGGGCGCAACGGTGGTGGGTACGGCCACGTCTGAAGCCGGCGCACAAGCCATCACGGCTTACTTTGCCGAAGCCGGTGTGAAAGGTACGGGCGTGGTGCTCAACGTGAATGACGCTGCGCGTTGCGAAGCCGTCATCGACGAAACCATCAAGACGCACGGTGGCCTGAACATTCTCGTCAACAATGCCGGCATCACGCAGGACAACCTCGCGATGCGGATGAAGGACGAGGAATGGATGTCGGTCATTGATACGAACCTCTCCGCCGTGTTCCGCCTGTCCCGCGCCGTGCTGCGTCCCATGATGAAGGCGCGTGGTGGCCGCATCATCAACATCACGTCGGTCGTGGGTTCCGCTGGCAACCCGGGTCAGGCAAACTACGCCGCAGCCAAGGCCGGCGTCGAGGGCATGGCCCGCGCACTGGCTCGTGAGATCGGCAGTCGTAACATCACCGTGAACTGTATCGCGCCGGGCTTTATCGACACTGACATGACGAAGGTCCTGTCCGAAGAGCAACATACCGCGCTGAAGGCGCAGATTCCGTTGGGCCGCCTCGGCGCCCCCGAGGATATCGCCAGCGCGGTTGCCTTCCTTGCGTCACCGGCGGCAGGCTACATTACAGGCTCGACGCTGCACGTCAACGGCGGCATGTACATGGGATAA
- the acpP gene encoding acyl carrier protein, whose product MDNIDARVKKIVAEQLGVAEADIKNESSFVNDLGADSLDTVELVMALEDEFGMEIPDEEAEKITTVQQAIDYATAHVKA is encoded by the coding sequence ATGGACAACATCGACGCACGCGTTAAGAAGATCGTTGCTGAGCAACTCGGCGTGGCCGAAGCAGACATCAAGAACGAATCGTCGTTCGTGAACGATCTGGGCGCGGATTCGCTCGATACGGTTGAGCTGGTGATGGCTCTGGAAGATGAGTTCGGTATGGAAATCCCGGACGAAGAAGCCGAGAAGATCACCACGGTGCAGCAAGCCATCGATTACGCGACCGCCCACGTCAAGGCGTAA
- the fabF gene encoding beta-ketoacyl-ACP synthase II, giving the protein MSRRRVVVTGLGLVSPVGNSVAEGWANLVAGKSGIATITKFDPSNLAVHFAGEVKGFNAEEYIPAKEARNMDTFIHYGIAAGVQALKDSGLEVTEANAERIGVLVGSGIGGLPMIEDTHQTYVDRGPRRISPFFVPGSIINMISGHLSIMFGLKGPNLAAVTACTTGLHSIGLAVRLIQAGDADAMVAGGAESTVSPLGIGGFAAARALSTRNDDPATASRPWDKDRDGFVLGEGAGVMVLEEYESAKARGATIYAEVAGFGMSGDAFHMTAPNMDGPRRCMLNALRDAGMNADQVHYLNAHGTSTPLGDKNESEAIKAAFGDHAAKIVVNSTKSMTGHLLGGAGGLESVFTVLALHNQVSPPTINIFNQDPECDLDYCANTARDMKIDVAVKNNFGFGGTNGTLVFKRP; this is encoded by the coding sequence GTGAGCCGTCGTCGCGTAGTCGTAACCGGCCTGGGGCTGGTCTCTCCGGTAGGGAACTCGGTCGCCGAGGGGTGGGCCAATCTGGTCGCCGGCAAGTCCGGGATCGCCACCATCACCAAATTCGATCCGTCGAACCTGGCCGTCCATTTCGCCGGTGAGGTGAAGGGTTTCAACGCCGAGGAATACATCCCGGCGAAGGAAGCCCGCAACATGGATACGTTCATCCATTACGGCATTGCTGCCGGCGTGCAGGCGCTCAAGGACAGCGGGCTGGAAGTGACCGAAGCCAATGCGGAGCGCATCGGCGTGCTGGTCGGTTCCGGTATCGGCGGCCTGCCGATGATCGAAGATACGCACCAGACCTACGTCGATCGCGGTCCTCGCCGTATTTCCCCGTTCTTCGTGCCGGGTTCGATCATCAACATGATTTCCGGCCATCTGAGCATCATGTTTGGCCTGAAGGGGCCGAATCTGGCGGCCGTCACGGCTTGCACGACCGGTCTGCATAGCATTGGGCTGGCCGTGCGCCTCATCCAGGCGGGCGATGCCGACGCAATGGTGGCCGGCGGTGCCGAATCGACCGTTTCGCCGCTGGGCATTGGTGGCTTTGCTGCCGCCCGTGCGCTGTCGACGCGCAACGATGATCCGGCTACGGCCTCCCGTCCCTGGGACAAGGACCGCGACGGCTTCGTCCTTGGCGAAGGTGCGGGGGTGATGGTGCTGGAAGAATACGAGTCGGCAAAGGCTCGCGGCGCCACGATTTACGCAGAAGTTGCCGGCTTCGGCATGAGCGGTGACGCTTTCCATATGACGGCACCGAACATGGACGGCCCTCGCCGCTGCATGCTGAACGCACTGCGCGATGCCGGCATGAACGCAGATCAGGTGCATTACCTGAATGCGCACGGCACGTCCACGCCGCTCGGCGACAAGAACGAATCCGAAGCCATCAAGGCGGCTTTTGGCGATCACGCGGCCAAGATCGTCGTGAACTCCACAAAGTCTATGACCGGTCACTTGCTGGGTGGCGCGGGCGGTTTGGAGTCGGTGTTTACGGTGCTCGCGCTGCATAATCAGGTATCGCCGCCGACCATCAACATTTTCAACCAAGACCCCGAGTGCGATCTGGATTACTGCGCGAACACCGCGCGGGACATGAAGATCGACGTGGCCGTGAAGAACAACTTCGGCTTCGGCGGGACGAACGGTACGCTGGTGTTCAAGCGCCCGTAA